The SAR324 cluster bacterium genome window below encodes:
- a CDS encoding pentapeptide repeat-containing protein, translating into MANYNLLHFQQLTETKSSPICSLSGAVLSGLDLLGADLRYGTLEGADLSGSNLADAKLTTANLGRAKLSEARLAGADLYGANLEGADLRGADLRGADLRRSKLAQADLRGADLRGADLREADLFGADFRDADLREANLEMTAFGGQRFCDYINIA; encoded by the coding sequence ATGGCTAACTACAATCTACTTCACTTTCAGCAACTGACAGAAACCAAGTCGAGCCCCATCTGCAGCTTATCAGGCGCTGTATTGAGCGGTTTAGATCTGTTGGGAGCCGATCTGCGTTATGGCACTCTAGAAGGAGCAGACTTGAGTGGCTCTAATCTAGCAGACGCGAAGCTAACAACAGCAAATCTGGGTAGGGCAAAACTGAGTGAAGCACGTTTGGCAGGAGCAGATCTCTATGGAGCTAATCTGGAAGGAGCAGACCTGCGAGGAGCAGACCTGCGAGGAGCAGACTTACGCCGAAGTAAACTAGCCCAAGCAGACCTACGGGGAGCAGACCTACGGGGAGCAGATCTACGGGAAGCCGATTTGTTTGGAGCAGATTTTCGTGATGCTGATTTGCGAGAAGCTAATCTAGAGATGACCGCTTTCGGTGGACAACGTTTCTGTGACTACATCAATATCGCTTAA
- a CDS encoding Rdx family protein produces the protein MTIRIEYCRVUNYQPRAARLAATLKEQLQLETQLVAGGRGAFEVFAEDRLLFSKLNEGRFPEDQEIVDVLR, from the coding sequence ATGACGATTCGTATTGAATACTGCAGGGTTTGAAACTACCAACCCCGAGCAGCTAGGTTGGCTGCTACATTGAAGGAACAGTTGCAACTAGAAACGCAATTGGTAGCTGGCGGAAGAGGGGCTTTTGAGGTCTTCGCTGAAGATCGGTTGCTCTTCTCAAAGTTGAATGAAGGTAGGTTTCCGGAGGATCAAGAGATTGTGGACGTGTTGAGGTAG
- a CDS encoding aldo/keto reductase gives MSRLSLGTAPLGNLLMQVTEEEALLTIEEAMGSGINYLDTAPFYGYGLSEERIGCCLPKLSRCPLISTKVGRLIRPGVREGNELYGDRQPFYLANLDKRFIFDFSYDGVLRSHEESLQRLGVDAVDILHIHDSDEHFTDAVQGAYQALNRLRDEGSIKAVSAGMNQWEMLSKFLDHGDFDCFLLAGRYTLLDQSSLAELLPKCLKHGTSIVIGGVYNSGILANPVPGTTYNYVEASQDLIDRALAMKVICQRHGVPLKAAALQFPLGHPAVATVLTGVRSREEWQENLRLFELDIPRDLWLELRKEGMLGLEVPLPID, from the coding sequence GTGTCTCGACTTTCTCTAGGTACGGCTCCTTTGGGCAATCTGTTGATGCAAGTCACTGAAGAAGAAGCACTGCTTACAATTGAGGAAGCAATGGGCTCTGGCATCAATTACCTGGATACAGCTCCTTTCTATGGATATGGTCTCTCCGAAGAACGGATCGGCTGTTGCCTACCGAAATTGTCCAGGTGTCCGCTGATTTCTACCAAAGTTGGTCGGTTGATTCGTCCAGGTGTCCGTGAAGGCAATGAACTTTACGGAGATAGACAGCCGTTCTACCTGGCGAATCTAGACAAACGCTTCATTTTTGATTTCTCTTATGATGGAGTACTGCGTTCCCATGAGGAGAGCCTTCAGCGTCTTGGAGTGGACGCAGTCGACATTCTGCATATCCATGATTCTGATGAACACTTCACGGATGCGGTGCAAGGAGCCTATCAGGCCCTGAATCGTTTGCGTGATGAGGGTAGTATCAAGGCTGTTTCCGCGGGAATGAATCAATGGGAGATGCTGTCCAAGTTCCTTGATCATGGGGACTTTGACTGCTTTTTACTCGCGGGACGCTATACCCTGCTGGATCAAAGTTCGTTGGCTGAATTGCTACCCAAGTGTCTGAAGCACGGGACCTCAATTGTGATTGGTGGTGTCTACAATAGCGGGATTTTAGCCAATCCAGTCCCTGGAACCACCTACAACTACGTGGAGGCTTCTCAGGACCTGATTGATCGGGCTTTGGCGATGAAAGTGATCTGCCAACGACATGGTGTGCCTCTCAAGGCTGCCGCTCTACAGTTCCCGCTCGGTCACCCAGCAGTTGCTACGGTATTGACCGGTGTACGGAGTCGTGAGGAGTGGCAGGAAAACTTACGGTTATTTGAGTTAGATATTCCGCGTGATCTTTGGTTGGAACTTCGAAAAGAAGGCATGCTTGGTCTCGAAGTTCCCCTGCCAATTGATTGA